A single region of the Vibrio cyclitrophicus genome encodes:
- the rsmS gene encoding pleiotropic regulatory protein RsmS, producing MNTDNTPSPLDNAPEEVKLAVDLIYLLESNEINPKVALEAIKIVQQDLQAKLASSI from the coding sequence ATGAACACTGATAACACACCATCACCACTGGATAACGCACCAGAAGAAGTTAAGTTAGCTGTCGACCTGATCTATCTGCTCGAAAGCAACGAAATCAATCCAAAAGTCGCGTTAGAAGCAATCAAAATTGTTCAGCAAGATTTACAAGCCAAACTAGCATCTAGCATCTAG
- a CDS encoding primosomal replication protein has product MNQFSKLKSVIDTLIGHCSQVDKSRAAYHQALFDRALFKCGASVLLPYALETQATYRTIVREQTTNQLTASRANYLTEKLTNQIAAIQRELANHDLRLDRKSKSGKNLNDLYNELAQHQDWQKRLVDLVRVRKLAFDSAPRHSKKKAEEAWQLAKERLERCEDSMKNIERLINLENPKRNEH; this is encoded by the coding sequence ATGAATCAATTTTCAAAACTCAAAAGTGTCATTGACACCCTAATTGGCCATTGCTCACAGGTTGACAAATCTCGAGCTGCTTATCATCAAGCCTTGTTTGACCGAGCCTTATTTAAATGTGGCGCCTCTGTTTTGCTTCCCTATGCACTTGAAACTCAAGCAACGTACCGGACCATTGTACGTGAACAAACCACAAACCAACTGACCGCGTCCAGAGCCAACTACCTGACGGAAAAGCTGACAAATCAGATTGCAGCAATCCAAAGAGAGTTAGCCAACCATGATTTACGTTTAGATCGAAAAAGTAAGTCAGGGAAAAACCTTAACGACCTATACAACGAACTCGCTCAGCACCAAGATTGGCAAAAGCGATTGGTCGATTTAGTACGAGTACGAAAGTTAGCGTTTGATTCTGCGCCTCGCCACAGTAAGAAAAAAGCGGAAGAGGCTTGGCAGTTAGCCAAAGAACGATTAGAACGCTGTGAAGACTCAATGAAAAATATTGAGAGACTGATTAACTTAGAGAACCCTAAGCGAAATGAACACTGA